The Natronoarchaeum philippinense genome includes the window TCGACGTGGCCGAGGACTTCGGCGTCGAGGCGGTGTACGCACTTGGCGGCGTCCCGACGGGCGAACTCATCGAGGAGTACGACGTGCTCGGCGCCGCCACCGCCGAGTCGCTCGTCGAGGATCTCGAAGATGCTGGCGTCGACTTCCGCGAGGACGAACCCGCCGGCGGCATCGTCGGCGTCAGCGGCCTCCTGCTGGGGCTGGGCGAGCGCCGCGGCGTCGATGCCGCCTGTCTGATGGGCGAGACCAGCGGCTATCTGGTCGATCCCAAGAGCGCACAGGCCGTACTGGAGATCCTGCAGGACCAACTCGACTTCGAGGTCGACTTCGCCGATCTGGAGGACCGCGCCGAGGAGATGGAGGAGGTCATCGGCAAGATCCAAGAGATGGAACAACAACAGCAGCCGAACGTGCCGAGCGACGACGACCTGCGCTACATCGGCTGAGACAGCCTTTTTTCGACGCCGAAATTCGGATTCGACTGGTTTGAACGCCCCGCTCGCCGACTCCCAGCGACGGCATCGTATACCACGGCTTATATTATACCGAGGGCTGAGAGTCAGACCATGGACCGCGTTGCAGTCATCGGCGCGTCGATGACGAAGTTCGGGCAGCGCGACGCTTGGATCCGCGAGCTGCTCTCGCAGGCCGGCGAGGAGTGTCTCGCGGACGCCGACGTCGAGCCCGACGAGATCGACCACCTGTACGTATCGAACATGGCCAGCGGCGAGTTCGAGGGCCAAGGCGGCACCCCGAACCTGCTCGCTCACGACCTCGGCGCCATTCCGGCCTACACCGAGCGCATCGACCAGACCAGCTCCAGCGGCGGCGCGGGCATCTACGCCGCGTGGCGCTCGATCGCAAGCGGCGCCAGCGACATGACGCTGCTGGTCGGCGGGGAGAAGATGACCCACAAGACGACCGCCGAGGCGACCGACGTAATCGCCTCGATCACCCATCCCGCCGAGTACAAGCACGGCCTGACGCTGCCGAGTTTCGCGGGCATGACCGCCCGGCGCTACCTCCACGAGCACGACGCGCCCCGGGAGAGCCTCGGGAAGGTCGCCGTCAAGAACCACAAGAACGGCGTCGACAACCCCAACGCCCAGTTCCAGAAGGAGGTCGGCCTCGACACCGTCCTCGAATC containing:
- a CDS encoding thiolase family protein, whose protein sequence is MDRVAVIGASMTKFGQRDAWIRELLSQAGEECLADADVEPDEIDHLYVSNMASGEFEGQGGTPNLLAHDLGAIPAYTERIDQTSSSGGAGIYAAWRSIASGASDMTLLVGGEKMTHKTTAEATDVIASITHPAEYKHGLTLPSFAGMTARRYLHEHDAPRESLGKVAVKNHKNGVDNPNAQFQKEVGLDTVLESPIVADPLRLYDFCPITDGSAALLLCPESVAKEHADEYAVISGIGGATDTHVVHERDDPTVMGGVVDSGEEAYEMAGIGPDDIDVAELHDMFTILEFLQMEGLGFAEQGEAWKEMDKGTTERDGELPINTSGGLKSKGHPLGASGIAQAVEIYEQVLGEAGPRQVDADVGLACNVGGFGNCVITTIMEAAQ
- a CDS encoding proteasome assembly chaperone family protein, encoding MDELDIESVADAELDDPVLVEGLPGVGHVGKLAAEHLLDEFDGTLVRRVYSEHFPPQVEVGGDGVAELTSAEFHAVETEGRDLLVLTGDNQAQSNEGHYRLTDAFLDVAEDFGVEAVYALGGVPTGELIEEYDVLGAATAESLVEDLEDAGVDFREDEPAGGIVGVSGLLLGLGERRGVDAACLMGETSGYLVDPKSAQAVLEILQDQLDFEVDFADLEDRAEEMEEVIGKIQEMEQQQQPNVPSDDDLRYIG